In Paraburkholderia caribensis, a single window of DNA contains:
- a CDS encoding NAD(P)-dependent oxidoreductase — protein sequence MSKTLKIALFGATGMIGSRIAAEAARRGHQVTAFSRNPGRAPADVANLKAAQADVTDAASVAAGARGHDVVASAYAPPQDNLAQIDKATRALVEGTRAAGIKRLVVVGGAGSLEVAPGKQLVDTEGFPDAYKAIALAHRDVLPILRAASDLDWTFFAPAALIAPGERKGTFRTGANALIVDAQGNSSISAEDYAVAFVDELEQGRFVHQLATVAY from the coding sequence ATGAGCAAGACACTGAAGATCGCGCTGTTCGGCGCAACGGGCATGATCGGCTCGCGCATCGCGGCGGAAGCGGCGCGGCGCGGGCATCAGGTGACGGCTTTCTCGCGCAATCCCGGGCGCGCACCTGCCGATGTCGCGAACCTGAAAGCTGCGCAGGCCGACGTGACGGACGCGGCGAGCGTCGCGGCCGGGGCGCGCGGACACGATGTCGTCGCGAGCGCGTATGCGCCGCCGCAGGACAATCTCGCGCAGATCGACAAGGCGACCCGCGCGCTGGTCGAAGGCACGCGCGCGGCGGGGATCAAACGTCTGGTCGTAGTGGGCGGCGCGGGTTCGCTCGAAGTGGCGCCCGGCAAGCAACTGGTCGACACGGAAGGCTTTCCGGATGCCTACAAAGCGATCGCGCTGGCGCACCGCGACGTTCTCCCCATCCTGCGTGCCGCCAGCGATCTCGACTGGACGTTCTTCGCGCCCGCCGCGCTGATCGCGCCGGGCGAGCGCAAAGGCACGTTCCGCACGGGTGCCAACGCGCTGATCGTCGATGCGCAGGGCAACAGCAGCATTTCGGCGGAAGACTACGCCGTTGCGTTCGTCGACGAGCTGGAGCAGGGCCGTTTCGTTCATCAGCTTGCGACTGTCGCATACTGA
- a CDS encoding Rrf2 family transcriptional regulator: protein MNTSSRFAFAVHVLALLSLQEGVPLSSDMIAGSVNTNPVLIRRLLAMLAEAGLTTSQLGAGGGALLAGEPEDITLLDIYRAVDDAQLFAMHRETPNPACMVGRNIQTVLTGIIGDAQQALEASLASRTLADATADVVRAERARERKRKAATG from the coding sequence GTGAATACGAGTAGCCGATTTGCCTTTGCGGTTCATGTGCTCGCCCTGCTGTCGTTGCAGGAAGGCGTGCCGTTGTCGTCGGACATGATCGCGGGAAGCGTGAACACGAATCCCGTGCTGATCCGGCGTCTGCTGGCGATGCTCGCGGAAGCGGGCCTCACCACGTCGCAACTGGGCGCGGGCGGTGGGGCGCTGCTGGCGGGCGAGCCCGAGGACATCACGCTGCTCGACATCTACCGCGCCGTCGACGATGCGCAACTGTTCGCCATGCATCGCGAGACGCCGAATCCCGCGTGCATGGTCGGGCGCAACATCCAGACGGTGCTGACGGGCATCATCGGCGATGCACAACAGGCGCTCGAAGCGTCGCTGGCGTCGCGCACGCTGGCCGACGCGACGGCCGACGTCGTGCGCGCGGAACGGGCGCGCGAACGCAAGCGCAAAGCCGCGACGGGGTGA
- a CDS encoding GNAT family N-acetyltransferase, with the protein MTDPIPFTFRLFRPADAAPLAALFHDAVLAAAGYDPAAREAWASAAGEVAAFGARLARGVTLVALRGSAHAGFGQLHPADHIEMLYVAPAFARQRLAAALLARLEARARAANVLTVTADVSISARQAFERAGFAVNAQESVTRNGVSLRRFRMMKPLAAARPKV; encoded by the coding sequence ATGACCGATCCTATTCCATTTACCTTCCGCCTGTTCCGGCCCGCTGACGCCGCGCCGCTCGCTGCGCTTTTTCACGATGCAGTGCTGGCCGCCGCGGGCTACGACCCGGCGGCGCGCGAGGCATGGGCGTCGGCCGCCGGCGAGGTCGCCGCGTTCGGCGCGCGGCTGGCGCGCGGCGTGACGCTCGTTGCCTTGCGCGGTAGCGCCCATGCTGGGTTCGGCCAACTGCATCCGGCCGATCACATCGAGATGCTCTATGTCGCGCCTGCCTTTGCGCGACAAAGGCTCGCGGCGGCGCTGCTCGCGCGGCTCGAAGCGCGGGCGCGCGCTGCGAACGTGCTGACGGTGACAGCCGATGTCAGCATCAGCGCGAGGCAAGCATTCGAGCGGGCGGGCTTCGCGGTGAACGCGCAGGAGTCGGTCACGCGCAACGGCGTATCATTGAGGCGTTTTCGCATGATGAAGCCGCTCGCAGCGGCTCGACCAAAAGTATGA
- a CDS encoding DJ-1/PfpI family protein translates to MAAKKILFLTGDFAEDYETMVPFQALQAVGHIVDAVCPGKRAGERVKTAIHDFEGDQTYTEKPGHYFTLNASFDEIDPSQYDALAIAGGRAPEYLRLNAKVIDLVRQFAESNKPIAAICHAAQLLAAADVIRGKRISAYPACAPEVKLAGGDYADIPVDAAVTDGNFVTAPAWPAHPEWLRQFLVVLGTRIEL, encoded by the coding sequence ATGGCAGCAAAGAAGATTCTGTTCCTGACGGGCGACTTCGCCGAGGATTACGAAACGATGGTGCCGTTCCAGGCACTGCAGGCAGTCGGCCATATCGTCGATGCCGTCTGTCCCGGCAAGCGTGCGGGCGAGCGCGTGAAAACGGCGATTCACGATTTCGAAGGCGACCAGACGTACACCGAGAAGCCCGGCCATTACTTCACGCTCAACGCAAGCTTCGACGAGATCGATCCGTCGCAATACGACGCGCTCGCCATCGCGGGCGGCCGCGCGCCGGAGTATCTGCGGCTCAACGCGAAAGTGATCGACCTCGTGCGCCAGTTCGCCGAAAGCAACAAGCCGATCGCCGCGATCTGCCACGCCGCGCAACTGCTCGCCGCCGCCGACGTGATCCGCGGCAAACGCATTTCGGCGTATCCCGCGTGCGCGCCCGAAGTGAAGCTGGCGGGCGGCGACTACGCGGACATTCCCGTCGACGCGGCTGTCACCGACGGCAACTTCGTCACGGCGCCCGCGTGGCCCGCGCATCCA